A region from the candidate division KSB1 bacterium genome encodes:
- a CDS encoding homoserine kinase gives MVKVKVPASTSNLGSGFDTFGLALQLYLTVEIDTIPMGLQIFNSGEGSSEIANDENNLVFKAVEKLFQTMGNKLPGLKIKTNNEIPLQRGLGSSAAAIIAGLICASELAGENLENDEILSIAADMEGHPDNVAACLYGGLTISCLDNSKILTRKIAVDESLNCVLMIPNDTISTKAAREVLPETVSHRDAVFNLQRSALLTEAFMSRNYEILSIAMKDKLHQPFRKHLIPGYDELEKTGYENGALGVCISGSGPTILGFSVTESEQLQKAWQGKIRELNIQANVVKTSCDNTGLVIE, from the coding sequence ATGGTTAAAGTCAAAGTACCCGCCTCAACTTCAAATCTGGGTTCCGGATTTGACACATTTGGCTTAGCCCTGCAATTGTACCTCACCGTCGAAATAGACACTATTCCGATGGGTTTGCAAATTTTCAACTCAGGTGAAGGAAGCTCTGAGATTGCCAATGATGAAAATAATTTGGTTTTCAAGGCTGTTGAAAAGTTATTTCAGACCATGGGAAATAAATTGCCTGGCCTGAAAATTAAAACAAACAACGAAATACCGTTACAAAGGGGGTTGGGAAGCAGCGCAGCGGCTATCATAGCCGGTTTGATTTGTGCATCAGAATTGGCTGGGGAAAATTTAGAAAACGACGAAATACTGTCAATCGCCGCAGATATGGAAGGTCATCCCGATAATGTAGCTGCTTGCCTTTACGGCGGTCTGACGATTAGCTGTCTGGACAATAGCAAAATCCTCACCAGGAAGATAGCCGTTGATGAAAGCTTAAACTGCGTTTTGATGATTCCAAACGACACTATTTCGACGAAAGCAGCTCGGGAAGTTCTTCCTGAAACGGTAAGCCACCGGGATGCTGTTTTTAACCTTCAACGCAGCGCATTGCTGACTGAAGCATTTATGAGCAGAAACTACGAAATACTGTCAATAGCAATGAAAGACAAATTGCACCAGCCATTTCGCAAGCACCTCATTCCCGGTTACGATGAACTTGAAAAGACCGGTTATGAAAACGGAGCCCTGGGCGTCTGCATCAGCGGTTCCGGGCCTACCATACTTGGATTTAGCGTGACCGAAAGTGAGCAGCTTCAAAAAGCCTGGCAGGGAAAAATCAGGGAATTAAATATTCAAGCAAATGTCGTTAAAACCTCTTGTGACAACACAGGCTTAGTGATAGAATAA